A region from the Acipenser ruthenus chromosome 56, fAciRut3.2 maternal haplotype, whole genome shotgun sequence genome encodes:
- the LOC117404239 gene encoding adiponectin receptor protein 2-like isoform X2 has protein sequence MEMRRFEDPKPKGPKHRLNSKSELGQPSFASVPRIERGSDIKESRGRLNNKVELEESSEERRKGRGRAEAGESQSTSKTKSQLEASVWEGRWRVIPHDVLPDWLKDNDFLLHGHRPPMPSFRACFQSIFRMHTETGNIWTHLIGFFFFLILGIAYMFSPNINFVSPVQEKVVLGMFFLGAVLCLCFSWLFHTVYCHSEKVSRTFSKLDYSGIALLIMGSFVPWLYYSFYCSPQPRLIYLVIICVLGITAIVVSQWDRFATPQYRAVRAGVFLGLGLSGLVPTLHFMFSEGLIHAITVGQIGWLFLMAICYILGVALYAARIPERFFPGRCDIWFHSHQIFHVLVVAGAVVHLHGVSQLQAFRSSLGGGCAADTML, from the exons ATGGAGATGAGGAGATTTGAGGACCCAAAACCAAAGGGGCCCAAACACAGGCTAAACAGCAAGTCCGAATTAGGGCAACCCAGTTTCGCCTCTGTCCCGCGCATAGAAAGGGGCTCTGATATCAAGGAAAGCAGAGGAAGGCTGAATAACAAGGTGGAGCTGGAGGAGTCAAGCGAGGAGCGTAGGAAAGGACGGGGGAGAGCAGAGGCTGGAGAATCACAGTCAACCAGCAAGACAAAGTCTCAGCTTGAGGCTTCT GTGTGGGAGGGGCGATGGCGGGTCATCCCTCACGATGTGCTCCCTGATTGGCTGAAGGACAATGACTTCCTGCTGCACGGGCACCGCCCCCCCATGCCCTCGTTCAGAGCCTGCTTCCAAAGCATCTTCAGAATGCACACCGAGACGGGCAACATTTGGACACACCTGATTG GTTTCTTCTTCTTCCTAATCCTGGGGATCGCCTACATGTTCAGCCCCAACATTAACTTCGTGTCTCCGGTGCAGGAGAAGGTGGTGCTCGGCATGTTCTTCCTGGGAGCCGTGCTGTGCCTCTGCTTCTCCTGGCTCTTCCACACCGTCTACTGCCACTCGGAGAAGGTCTCCCGCACCTTCTCCAA ACTAGATTACTCTGGCATTGCTCTTCTGATCATGGGCAGCTTTGTACCCTGGCTGTATTATTCCTTCTACTGCTCCCCTCAGCCTCGCCTCATCTACCTGGTGATCATCTGTGTGCTGGGGATCACAGCCATCGTGGTGTCTCAGTGGGACCGCTTCGCTACCCCCCAGTACAGAGCCGTGCGCGCAG GGGTGTTCCTGGGGCTCGGGCTCAGCGGCTTGGTGCCCACCCTTCACTTCATGTTCTCCGAGGGCTTGATCCACGCCATCACGGTAGGGCAGATCGGCTGGCTGTTCCTCATGGCGATCTGCTACATCCTAGGGGTGGCTCTGTACGCGGCCCGCATCCCAGAGAGATTCTTCCCTGGCAGGTGTGACATCTGG TTCCACTCCCATCAGATCTTCCACGTGCTGGTTGTGGCTGGGGCCGTGGTTCACCTGCACGGGGTGTCTCAGCTTCAGGCTTTCCGCTCCTCGCTGGGAGGGGGGTGTGCTGCGGACACCATGCTGTGA
- the LOC117404239 gene encoding adiponectin receptor protein 2-like isoform X3: MASPPPSSQGGPALLEPAEKPQRHLLEQAGTAPQDTDGGREVVDGKAEEQHDGEEQGGAWEEKEEEEEEEEAEEVDPVRVLTLPLQAHHAMEKMEEFVFKVWEGRWRVIPHDVLPDWLKDNDFLLHGHRPPMPSFRACFQSIFRMHTETGNIWTHLIGEGGARHVLPGSRAVPLLLLALPHRLLPLGEGLPHLLQPRLIYLVIICVLGITAIVVSQWDRFATPQYRAVRAGVFLGLGLSGLVPTLHFMFSEGLIHAITVGQIGWLFLMAICYILGVALYAARIPERFFPGRCDIWFHSHQIFHVLVVAGAVVHLHGVSQLQAFRSSLGGGCAADTML; this comes from the exons ATGGCTTCCCCGCCCCCCAGCTCCCAGGGAGGCCCCGCCCTGCTCGAGCCTGCAGAGAAACCGCAGAGACACCTACTGGAGCAGGCTGGCACTGCACCCCAGGACACG GACGGAGGAAGGGAGGTGGTTGATGGGAAGGCGGAGGAGCAGCATGACGGAGAGGAGCAGGGCGGAGCctgggaggagaaggaggaggaggaggaggaggaagaggccGAGGAAGTAGATCCGGTCCGTGTCCTTACGCTGCCCCTGCAGGCGCATCACGCCATGGAGAAAATGGAGGAGTTCGTTTTCAAG GTGTGGGAGGGGCGATGGCGGGTCATCCCTCACGATGTGCTCCCTGATTGGCTGAAGGACAATGACTTCCTGCTGCACGGGCACCGCCCCCCCATGCCCTCGTTCAGAGCCTGCTTCCAAAGCATCTTCAGAATGCACACCGAGACGGGCAACATTTGGACACACCTGATTG GAGAAGGTGGTGCTCGGCATGTTCTTCCTGGGAGCCGTGCTGTGCCTCTGCTTCTCCTGGCTCTTCCACACCGTCTACTGCCACTCGGAGAAGGTCTCCCGCACCTTCTCCAA CCTCGCCTCATCTACCTGGTGATCATCTGTGTGCTGGGGATCACAGCCATCGTGGTGTCTCAGTGGGACCGCTTCGCTACCCCCCAGTACAGAGCCGTGCGCGCAG GGGTGTTCCTGGGGCTCGGGCTCAGCGGCTTGGTGCCCACCCTTCACTTCATGTTCTCCGAGGGCTTGATCCACGCCATCACGGTAGGGCAGATCGGCTGGCTGTTCCTCATGGCGATCTGCTACATCCTAGGGGTGGCTCTGTACGCGGCCCGCATCCCAGAGAGATTCTTCCCTGGCAGGTGTGACATCTGG TTCCACTCCCATCAGATCTTCCACGTGCTGGTTGTGGCTGGGGCCGTGGTTCACCTGCACGGGGTGTCTCAGCTTCAGGCTTTCCGCTCCTCGCTGGGAGGGGGGTGTGCTGCGGACACCATGCTGTGA
- the LOC117404239 gene encoding adiponectin receptor protein 1-like isoform X1 — MASPPPSSQGGPALLEPAEKPQRHLLEQAGTAPQDTDGGREVVDGKAEEQHDGEEQGGAWEEKEEEEEEEEAEEVDPVRVLTLPLQAHHAMEKMEEFVFKVWEGRWRVIPHDVLPDWLKDNDFLLHGHRPPMPSFRACFQSIFRMHTETGNIWTHLIGFFFFLILGIAYMFSPNINFVSPVQEKVVLGMFFLGAVLCLCFSWLFHTVYCHSEKVSRTFSKLDYSGIALLIMGSFVPWLYYSFYCSPQPRLIYLVIICVLGITAIVVSQWDRFATPQYRAVRAGVFLGLGLSGLVPTLHFMFSEGLIHAITVGQIGWLFLMAICYILGVALYAARIPERFFPGRCDIWFHSHQIFHVLVVAGAVVHLHGVSQLQAFRSSLGGGCAADTML, encoded by the exons ATGGCTTCCCCGCCCCCCAGCTCCCAGGGAGGCCCCGCCCTGCTCGAGCCTGCAGAGAAACCGCAGAGACACCTACTGGAGCAGGCTGGCACTGCACCCCAGGACACG GACGGAGGAAGGGAGGTGGTTGATGGGAAGGCGGAGGAGCAGCATGACGGAGAGGAGCAGGGCGGAGCctgggaggagaaggaggaggaggaggaggaggaagaggccGAGGAAGTAGATCCGGTCCGTGTCCTTACGCTGCCCCTGCAGGCGCATCACGCCATGGAGAAAATGGAGGAGTTCGTTTTCAAG GTGTGGGAGGGGCGATGGCGGGTCATCCCTCACGATGTGCTCCCTGATTGGCTGAAGGACAATGACTTCCTGCTGCACGGGCACCGCCCCCCCATGCCCTCGTTCAGAGCCTGCTTCCAAAGCATCTTCAGAATGCACACCGAGACGGGCAACATTTGGACACACCTGATTG GTTTCTTCTTCTTCCTAATCCTGGGGATCGCCTACATGTTCAGCCCCAACATTAACTTCGTGTCTCCGGTGCAGGAGAAGGTGGTGCTCGGCATGTTCTTCCTGGGAGCCGTGCTGTGCCTCTGCTTCTCCTGGCTCTTCCACACCGTCTACTGCCACTCGGAGAAGGTCTCCCGCACCTTCTCCAA ACTAGATTACTCTGGCATTGCTCTTCTGATCATGGGCAGCTTTGTACCCTGGCTGTATTATTCCTTCTACTGCTCCCCTCAGCCTCGCCTCATCTACCTGGTGATCATCTGTGTGCTGGGGATCACAGCCATCGTGGTGTCTCAGTGGGACCGCTTCGCTACCCCCCAGTACAGAGCCGTGCGCGCAG GGGTGTTCCTGGGGCTCGGGCTCAGCGGCTTGGTGCCCACCCTTCACTTCATGTTCTCCGAGGGCTTGATCCACGCCATCACGGTAGGGCAGATCGGCTGGCTGTTCCTCATGGCGATCTGCTACATCCTAGGGGTGGCTCTGTACGCGGCCCGCATCCCAGAGAGATTCTTCCCTGGCAGGTGTGACATCTGG TTCCACTCCCATCAGATCTTCCACGTGCTGGTTGTGGCTGGGGCCGTGGTTCACCTGCACGGGGTGTCTCAGCTTCAGGCTTTCCGCTCCTCGCTGGGAGGGGGGTGTGCTGCGGACACCATGCTGTGA
- the LOC117404239 gene encoding uncharacterized protein LOC117404239 isoform X4, producing the protein MASPPPSSQGGPALLEPAEKPQRHLLEQAGTAPQDTDGGREVVDGKAEEQHDGEEQGGAWEEKEEEEEEEEAEEVDPVRVLTLPLQAHHAMEKMEEFVFKVWEGRWRVIPHDVLPDWLKDNDFLLHGHRPPMPSFRACFQSIFRMHTETGNIWTHLIGEGGARHVLPGSRAVPLLLLALPHRLLPLGEGLPHLLQTRLLWHCSSDHGQLCTLAVLFLLLLPSASPHLPGDHLCAGDHSHRGVSVGPLRYPPVQSRARRGVPGARAQRLGAHPSLHVLRGLDPRHHGRADRLAVPHGDLLHPRGGSVRGPHPREILPWQV; encoded by the exons ATGGCTTCCCCGCCCCCCAGCTCCCAGGGAGGCCCCGCCCTGCTCGAGCCTGCAGAGAAACCGCAGAGACACCTACTGGAGCAGGCTGGCACTGCACCCCAGGACACG GACGGAGGAAGGGAGGTGGTTGATGGGAAGGCGGAGGAGCAGCATGACGGAGAGGAGCAGGGCGGAGCctgggaggagaaggaggaggaggaggaggaggaagaggccGAGGAAGTAGATCCGGTCCGTGTCCTTACGCTGCCCCTGCAGGCGCATCACGCCATGGAGAAAATGGAGGAGTTCGTTTTCAAG GTGTGGGAGGGGCGATGGCGGGTCATCCCTCACGATGTGCTCCCTGATTGGCTGAAGGACAATGACTTCCTGCTGCACGGGCACCGCCCCCCCATGCCCTCGTTCAGAGCCTGCTTCCAAAGCATCTTCAGAATGCACACCGAGACGGGCAACATTTGGACACACCTGATTG GAGAAGGTGGTGCTCGGCATGTTCTTCCTGGGAGCCGTGCTGTGCCTCTGCTTCTCCTGGCTCTTCCACACCGTCTACTGCCACTCGGAGAAGGTCTCCCGCACCTTCTCCAA ACTAGATTACTCTGGCATTGCTCTTCTGATCATGGGCAGCTTTGTACCCTGGCTGTATTATTCCTTCTACTGCTCCCCTCAGCCTCGCCTCATCTACCTGGTGATCATCTGTGTGCTGGGGATCACAGCCATCGTGGTGTCTCAGTGGGACCGCTTCGCTACCCCCCAGTACAGAGCCGTGCGCGCAG GGGTGTTCCTGGGGCTCGGGCTCAGCGGCTTGGTGCCCACCCTTCACTTCATGTTCTCCGAGGGCTTGATCCACGCCATCACGGTAGGGCAGATCGGCTGGCTGTTCCTCATGGCGATCTGCTACATCCTAGGGGTGGCTCTGTACGCGGCCCGCATCCCAGAGAGATTCTTCCCTGGCAGGTGTGA